A genomic segment from Clostridiales bacterium encodes:
- the lepB gene encoding signal peptidase I, translated as MRQNPVEPISLRKKTKIINALDILIMILILYLAVINIYRGYTIIGASMEPTYQQDDVILVNHYPFGYQKGDVVILQKEGYQDIYIKRIIAVEDEIFKFEKTDEIDNGPHIVKMFFYKNGEWTEYNDGFVMRATHSFGAFIQFGQEYTVSKGCFFVMGDNRDNSKDSRAFGFVTRQEIKGKVILEITDNGFLKRVFA; from the coding sequence ATGAGGCAAAACCCCGTGGAACCAATTTCTTTAAGAAAAAAGACCAAAATAATCAACGCGCTTGATATACTAATCATGATTTTGATACTATATCTTGCCGTTATCAACATCTATCGCGGTTACACTATTATAGGCGCGTCTATGGAACCCACTTATCAGCAAGACGATGTTATTTTGGTCAATCATTATCCGTTTGGTTACCAAAAGGGCGATGTAGTCATATTACAAAAAGAAGGTTATCAAGACATTTACATCAAGAGGATTATAGCCGTAGAAGACGAGATTTTTAAGTTTGAAAAAACCGACGAAATAGACAACGGTCCGCATATAGTCAAAATGTTTTTTTACAAAAACGGGGAATGGACAGAATATAACGACGGGTTTGTAATGCGAGCGACTCACAGCTTTGGCGCTTTTATACAGTTTGGCCAAGAATACACCGTTTCCAAAGGCTGTTTTTTTGTAATGGGCGATAACCGCGACAACAGCAAAGACTCCCGCGCTTTTGGCTTTGTCACAAGACAGGAGATAAAAGGAAAAGTAATCTTAGAAATAACCGACAACGGATTTTTAAAAAGGGTTTTTGCCTAA
- a CDS encoding DUF951 domain-containing protein has product MSNVNSKNLVTGAKAVMKKIHPCGSNLFLITRTGADVKLKCLGCNHKIMLDLQKALKSIKKILPPDEPSMT; this is encoded by the coding sequence ATGTCCAATGTAAACTCAAAAAACCTAGTAACCGGCGCAAAAGCCGTAATGAAAAAGATACACCCATGCGGAAGCAACTTGTTTTTGATAACAAGAACGGGCGCGGATGTCAAGCTAAAATGCTTAGGCTGCAACCACAAAATAATGCTTGACTTGCAAAAAGCCCTAAAAAGCATCAAAAAAATTCTTCCGCCCGACGAGCCGTCTATGACATAA
- a CDS encoding histidinol-phosphatase HisJ family protein, giving the protein MIKFDLHTHTNFSFDSEQDICELILRAQKLGLKYLAITDHFDNGSKYATQELDISRYCQTLESFMGLAKNQGVDLLIGIEMGYMPAQNPQNAEIVQNYPFDYIINSVHEVDGIDCYFPEYHQGKDKRASYMAYFDKVLDSLDAPYYYSAVGHLGYVIRKAPYDPKEYKYGEFDYILDKILKKIIQKQKILEINTSAESLKEPVIPSLEVIKRYYELGGRLVTFGSDAHRAQKLAYNFETASKILKDIGFKYYTIVKNRQNIEIKI; this is encoded by the coding sequence ATGATAAAATTTGATTTGCACACCCATACCAATTTTTCTTTTGACTCAGAACAAGATATTTGCGAGCTTATTTTGCGCGCCCAAAAACTAGGCCTTAAATATCTAGCTATTACCGACCATTTTGACAACGGCTCAAAATACGCTACACAAGAGCTGGATATTTCTAGATATTGCCAAACTTTAGAATCGTTTATGGGCTTGGCAAAAAACCAGGGCGTTGATTTGCTGATAGGGATAGAAATGGGTTATATGCCCGCGCAAAACCCGCAAAACGCGGAGATTGTGCAAAATTATCCTTTTGATTATATAATTAACAGCGTGCATGAGGTGGACGGGATAGACTGCTATTTCCCCGAATACCATCAGGGCAAAGACAAGCGCGCAAGTTACATGGCGTATTTTGATAAAGTTTTGGATAGTCTGGACGCGCCTTATTATTACAGCGCCGTAGGGCATTTGGGTTATGTGATAAGAAAAGCGCCGTATGACCCTAAGGAGTATAAATATGGCGAGTTTGATTATATTTTGGATAAAATTTTGAAAAAGATTATCCAAAAACAAAAAATCCTAGAAATCAATACAAGCGCCGAGAGCTTAAAAGAGCCCGTTATTCCCTCTTTGGAAGTCATAAAGCGGTATTACGAGCTTGGGGGCAGGCTTGTCACTTTTGGCTCGGACGCCCACCGCGCCCAAAAACTAGCCTATAACTTTGAGACCGCAAGCAAAATCCTAAAAGACATAGGCTTCAAATATTACACTATAGTTAAAAATAGACAAAATATTGAGATAAAAATTTAG
- a CDS encoding DegV family protein, with the protein MKIKITGDSTLDLSKELLEKYKISLMPLEVSLGEDTYLDGVNIAREDIYNFEKQTGKLPKTAARSAYVYKEFFESFLNQGYDAVIHFNISSLISASHQSASQAAKDLNNVYAIDTLALSTGSSLLALYAWELAQEGKGAEEIIELVKNRIPYVQTSFIIDTLNYLYKGGRCSKLQLLGANLLKIKPTIIMKNGKLDVGKKFKGPMHKVIIEYVNHILDSYNTPDLSRVFITHTDAPDEIVQEVKNILKEKFAFKEILETTAGATITSHCGRGTLGILYINDGQ; encoded by the coding sequence ATGAAAATCAAAATAACGGGCGACAGCACTTTAGATTTATCCAAAGAACTTCTGGAAAAATACAAGATATCCTTGATGCCTTTGGAAGTCAGCTTAGGCGAAGACACTTATTTGGACGGAGTTAATATCGCAAGAGAAGACATCTATAATTTTGAAAAACAGACGGGCAAACTGCCAAAAACGGCGGCAAGAAGCGCCTATGTCTATAAAGAGTTTTTTGAAAGTTTCCTAAACCAAGGCTATGACGCCGTAATACATTTTAATATATCCAGTTTGATTTCGGCGTCGCACCAATCGGCTTCGCAAGCGGCCAAAGACCTAAACAATGTCTATGCTATAGACACCTTAGCCTTATCCACAGGGTCTAGCTTGCTAGCTTTGTATGCTTGGGAACTGGCTCAAGAAGGCAAAGGCGCCGAAGAAATAATTGAGCTGGTTAAAAACAGAATACCCTATGTTCAAACATCTTTTATTATTGACACGCTAAATTACCTTTATAAAGGCGGCAGATGCTCCAAGCTGCAGCTTTTGGGCGCCAACCTTCTCAAAATCAAGCCCACAATTATAATGAAAAACGGCAAACTTGACGTGGGCAAAAAATTCAAAGGGCCTATGCATAAAGTAATAATAGAATATGTAAATCATATTTTGGATTCTTATAACACGCCCGATCTTAGCCGCGTGTTTATTACGCATACCGACGCGCCCGATGAGATTGTCCAAGAGGTCAAGAACATCCTAAAAGAAAAATTCGCTTTTAAAGAGATTTTGGAAACAACGGCGGGCGCCACCATAACCTCGCATTGCGGCAGGGGCACTTTGGGCATACTTTATATTAACGACGGACAATAA